Genomic DNA from Mycobacteroides chelonae CCUG 47445:
GTTGAGCGCTTTGGGCCGGTTCAGGGTGATGACAGCGACGCGGTCGATCCGCTCGGTGAGGATGGTTTCGAAAGTCATGACGCTCCTTGAATTCGCGTGAAGATCGCCGAGAAGTCTAGGCCCGAGCCGCCCGAGGTATTGAAGTCGTCGTAGATGTGGGCGGCCGCGAGACCGAGCTGTGCATCAACGCCGTTGGTGCGCACCGCATTGGCGGCCAGCCCCAGGTCCTTGGCCATCAGCGCGACCGCAAAGCCGGGTGTGTAGTCGCGATTGGCGGGGCTGGCGGGCACCGGGCCGGGCACCGGACAGTTCGACGTCAGAGCCCAGCACTGGCCCGAGGCGTTGGCGGCGACATCGAAAAGCGCCTGATGGCTCAGACCGAGCTTCTCGCCCAGTGCGAACGCCTCGCTGATCGCGATCATCGACACCCCGAGGATCATGTTGTTGCAGATCTTCGCGGCCTGCCCCACACCGGGACTGCCGCAGTGCACGATGCGCTTGCCCATGGCCCCCAGAATCGGTTCTGCGTCGGCGAAGACCGCATCATCGCCGCCCACCATGAACGTCAACGTCGCCGCGGTGGCCCCGGGCACACCGCCGGAAACCGGTGCGTCGGCGAAGCGATGCCCCGCCGCCGTCGCCGCATCATGTGCGGCGCGGGCGTCGGCCACATCGACGGTGGAGGAGTCGATGAACAGCGTGCCCGGACGCGCTGCGGGCAGCAGTTCCTGGTACGCGGCGAGCACATGCTCACCCTTGGGCAACATGGTGATCACCACGTCGGCGGCCGCCGCTGCTGCCGCGCCCGATTCCGCCAGCGGCACGCCGGCCTCGGTGGCGGCAGCACGTGCCTGCTCGGACAGGTCGAAGGCGGTCACGGTGTGCCCGGCCTTCGTGAGGTTGACCGCCATCGGTAACCCCATGTGGCCCAAGCCGATAAAGGCAATGTTCGTCACGACCACTCCAGATCGTCGTTGACCGGCTGGAAGAAGGCCTCGACATCGGCCGCGGTGACCTCGGCGAGTGTCTTCGGATTCCACTGCGGGTTGCGGTCCTTGTCGACCAGCTGCGCCCTGATGCCCTCGACCAGGTCGTGGGAGCTCACCGACTGGCTGGACACCCGGTACTCCTGCGTGAGAACTGCTTCCAGCGAGGGCAGTTCGCGTGCCCGCCGCACTGCTGCGAGCGTTACCGACAAGGCGATGGGGGAGCGGGTCAGGATCTGATCGGCGGCCGCGTGGGCACGTTCGTCGCCGTAGGCCTGCAGTGCGGCCACGATATCGGCGACGGTGTCTGCGGCGTAGCACTCGTCGATCCAACTGCGTTGGGCCAAAAGGTCACTCGACGGAGCGATGGCACCGTGCACTGTGAGTGCGGTGGCGATATCGCTGTCGATGATGGCCTTGACGAACTTCTCAAGCCGGTCATGGGGCACGTAATGGTCGGCGAATCCCAGCGCGATGGCGTCGGCACCGGAGAAGGGGGCGCCGGTCAGTGCGGCGTGCAGTCCCAGCTGTCCCGGGGCGCGGGAAAGCAGATAGGTTCCGCCCACATCCGGGATGAATCCGATGCCCACCTCGGGCATGCCGACCTTGGAGGTGTCGGTGACGATGCGGGTGTTGGCATGTCCGGCCACTCCGACGCCGCCACCCATCACGATGCCATCCATCAGCGCCACATACGGTTTCGGGAACCGGCCGACCTGCGCGTTGAGTTGGTACTCCTCGCGGAAGAAGCGGCGGGCCACCACGCCGTCGATCTTGGCGCTGTCGTGGATCTCCACCACATCGCCCCCGGCACACAGGCCACGTTCCCCGGCGCCGGCGAGCACCACGGCGCGGATGTCGTCGTCGGCCTCCCACTCGGACAGGGCCACCGACATCGCGGTGATCATGTCGTTGGTCAGTGAGTTGATGGCCTTGGGGCGGTTGAGCGTCAGCAGACCGACGCCCTTTTCGACCCGCGTCTGGATCTGATCCGTCACGCCGGAAGCCCTTCCTGGATAAGCTTGCGGGACACGATGACTCGCATGATCTCGTTGGTTCCTTCCAGAATCTGGTGCACCCGTAGGTCGCGGACGATCTTCTCGATGCCGTACTCGGCCAGGTAGCCGTAGCCGCCGTGTAGCTGCAACGCCTCGTTGGCCACCGTGAAACCTACGTCAGTGGCGATGCGTTTGGCCATGGCACACAGCTCGGCCGCACGCGGATCGCCCTCGTGCACCGCCGAGGCCGCACGCCAGACCATGGTGCGGGCGGATTCCAGCTCGGTGGCCATATCCGCCAGCCTGAACTGCAGCGCCTGGAACTTGATCAGCTCGTCACCGAATGCCTTGCGGGTGCGCAGGTACTCGATGACCTTCTCCAGTGCGGATCGGGCACCCCCGAGTGAGCAGGACGCGATGTTGAGCCGTCCGCCGTTGAGGCCGCGCATCGCGATGGTGAATCCGATGCCTTCCTCACCGATCCGGTTGCCCACCGGCACCCGGACATCCTCGAAGACGACCTGCGCGGTGGGCTGGGCGTGCCAGCCCATCTTGCGTTCGGGCGGCCCGAAGGACAGTCCCGGCGCGTCCTTGGGCACCACGATGGTCGAGATGCCCCGTGGGCCGGGGCCACCGGTGCGCGCCATCACCACGTAGAGATCCGCCGCTCCCGCGCCCGAGATGAACTGTTTGACCCCGTTGAGCACGTACTCGTCACCGTCGCGAACCGCGCTGGTTCGCAAGGCCGATGCGTCGCTGCCGCATTCGGGCTCGGTAAGGCAATAGGCCCCGATCGTCTCCATGGTGCACATCGAGGGCAGCCATCGTTGGCGCTGCTCCTCGTCGCCGAACTCGTCGATCATCCAGGCGGCCATGTTGTGGATGGAGATGAACGCCGAGACGGCGGAGCACCCGGTGGCCATCGCCTCGAAGATCAACGAGGCATCCAGGCGGGTGAGCCCGGAGCCCCCGACATCGGGGTTGATGTAGATGCCACCCATGCCCAGTGCCGCGGCCTTCGGGAACACCTCGACCGGGAAGTACTTGTCGCGGTCCCATTCCAGGGCGTGCGGCGCGATGTGGATGTCGGCGAATTCCCGTGCTGTATTCCAGATTTCGCGCTGCTCGTCGGTGAGATTGAACATGGACAGTCCACTCAGTCCATGGTGGGAATGACGAAGGAAGCGCCTTCCTTGGTGCCCGAGGGCCAACGCTGGGTCACCGTCTTGGTCTTGGTGTAGAACCGGATCGAGTCGGGCCCGTGCTGGTTGAGGTCGCCGAATCCGGATCGCTTCCAGCCACCAAACGTGTGGTACGCCACCGGAACCGGAATCGGCACATTCACGCCCACCATTCCGGTGTTGACCTTGGCGCAGAAGTCGCGTGCGGTGTCGCCGTCGCGGGTGAAGATCGCGACACCATTACCGAACTCATGCTCGGACGGCAGGCGCACGGCCTCGTCGTAATCCTTGGCGCGCACCACCGATACCACCGGCCCGAAGATCTCTTCTTTGTAGATACGCATGTCGGGTGTCACGTGGTCAAAAAGTGATGCGCCGATGAAGAATCCATCCTCATGTCCGGACACGGTCAGATCGCGGCCGTCCAGGACCAGCTCGGCTCCCTCGGCGATGCCGATATCGATGTAGTCGCGCACCCTCTTGAGGGCGTCAGCGCCCACCAGCGGGCCGAAGTCGACGCCTTCGTCCAGGGACGGTCCGACCACCAGCTCGCGGGCGCGCTTGGTCAGGCCGTCGACGAGCCGTTCGGCGGTGGACTCACCGACAGGTACCGCGACCGAGATCGCCATACAGCGCTCGCCGGCCGAGCCGTATCCCGCACCGATGAGCGCATCAATGGCCTGGTCGATATCGGCGTCCGGCATGATGATCATGTGGTTCTTGGCGCCGCCAAAGCATTGGGCGCGTTTGCCGTTCGCGGTGGCGGTCTCGTAGATGTACTGCGCGATCGGGGTCGATCCGACGAAGCCGACGGCGGCGATGCGCGGATCGTGCAGCAGCGCGTCGACGGCGGTCTTGTCACCGTTGACGACGTTGAAGACGCCGGCCGGCAGTCCTGCTTCGAGGAACAGCTCGGCAAGGCGCAGCGGCACCGACGGGTCGCGTTCGGAGGGCTTGAGCACGAAGGCGTTTCCACACGCCAGTGCGGGCCCGGCCTTCCAGAGCGGAATCATGGCGGGGAAGTTGAACGGGGTGATGCCCGCGACCACGCCCA
This window encodes:
- a CDS encoding CoA-acylating methylmalonate-semialdehyde dehydrogenase, whose translation is MSSLPQLSHFVAGKHVPGTSGRYADVYDPTLGKPVRQVPLADVSEVEAAITNAAEAQPGWAARNPQQRARVLAKFVDLVRAEIDDLATMLSQEHGKTHADAKGDIERGLEVCEFATGIPHLIKGEYTSGAGTGIDVYSIRQPLGVVAGITPFNFPAMIPLWKAGPALACGNAFVLKPSERDPSVPLRLAELFLEAGLPAGVFNVVNGDKTAVDALLHDPRIAAVGFVGSTPIAQYIYETATANGKRAQCFGGAKNHMIIMPDADIDQAIDALIGAGYGSAGERCMAISVAVPVGESTAERLVDGLTKRARELVVGPSLDEGVDFGPLVGADALKRVRDYIDIGIAEGAELVLDGRDLTVSGHEDGFFIGASLFDHVTPDMRIYKEEIFGPVVSVVRAKDYDEAVRLPSEHEFGNGVAIFTRDGDTARDFCAKVNTGMVGVNVPIPVPVAYHTFGGWKRSGFGDLNQHGPDSIRFYTKTKTVTQRWPSGTKEGASFVIPTMD
- the mmsB gene encoding 3-hydroxyisobutyrate dehydrogenase, whose protein sequence is MTNIAFIGLGHMGLPMAVNLTKAGHTVTAFDLSEQARAAATEAGVPLAESGAAAAAAADVVITMLPKGEHVLAAYQELLPAARPGTLFIDSSTVDVADARAAHDAATAAGHRFADAPVSGGVPGATAATLTFMVGGDDAVFADAEPILGAMGKRIVHCGSPGVGQAAKICNNMILGVSMIAISEAFALGEKLGLSHQALFDVAANASGQCWALTSNCPVPGPVPASPANRDYTPGFAVALMAKDLGLAANAVRTNGVDAQLGLAAAHIYDDFNTSGGSGLDFSAIFTRIQGAS
- a CDS encoding enoyl-CoA hydratase/isomerase family protein, whose product is MTDQIQTRVEKGVGLLTLNRPKAINSLTNDMITAMSVALSEWEADDDIRAVVLAGAGERGLCAGGDVVEIHDSAKIDGVVARRFFREEYQLNAQVGRFPKPYVALMDGIVMGGGVGVAGHANTRIVTDTSKVGMPEVGIGFIPDVGGTYLLSRAPGQLGLHAALTGAPFSGADAIALGFADHYVPHDRLEKFVKAIIDSDIATALTVHGAIAPSSDLLAQRSWIDECYAADTVADIVAALQAYGDERAHAAADQILTRSPIALSVTLAAVRRARELPSLEAVLTQEYRVSSQSVSSHDLVEGIRAQLVDKDRNPQWNPKTLAEVTAADVEAFFQPVNDDLEWS
- a CDS encoding isobutyryl-CoA dehydrogenase, producing MFNLTDEQREIWNTAREFADIHIAPHALEWDRDKYFPVEVFPKAAALGMGGIYINPDVGGSGLTRLDASLIFEAMATGCSAVSAFISIHNMAAWMIDEFGDEEQRQRWLPSMCTMETIGAYCLTEPECGSDASALRTSAVRDGDEYVLNGVKQFISGAGAADLYVVMARTGGPGPRGISTIVVPKDAPGLSFGPPERKMGWHAQPTAQVVFEDVRVPVGNRIGEEGIGFTIAMRGLNGGRLNIASCSLGGARSALEKVIEYLRTRKAFGDELIKFQALQFRLADMATELESARTMVWRAASAVHEGDPRAAELCAMAKRIATDVGFTVANEALQLHGGYGYLAEYGIEKIVRDLRVHQILEGTNEIMRVIVSRKLIQEGLPA